gagaagaaatagctgcaatcATGCATTAATAActagaacatggaatatatgaagtataaatctagaaaaattggaagtttttacaaatgaaaaagaatgtataaagatgatatcctagatattagtgaactgaaatgaactgatattggccattttgcatcagacaatcatatagtctgctatgctgggaaatgaaaaacattaagaggaatggtattgtacTAAACACTTGTAATTGTTCTAGCACTTGATTCCACATCGAACTTTTCTAATCAGAGAATTTATCTAATCCTACCAAGGTAATGAAATTCCTCTTGCCAATAATTAGTTTTAGAAGGGGATGTGCCCCAATTCAGGCTGATGATACAGGATGTGTTCTAGATGAGTACCTCCAAAGATTGTCTCTCCATTACAGAGACCCAGTAAGGAACAGtcagttttctttctctggctGTTGTATCTTAAATGACCCCTGTGCCACTGCAGCCATTGGTGACCATCACAGGAACACCTTTAGGAAGAAACCAACACATAGAGCTGGGAAATGCAGCCCTGCGTTCTGTAGATTCTAGACCTACCCTACCTCTGAATTCTTTCTTTTTACCATTTGCTCCTATGTGAGTTGAGACTTTTCCCTTAGTATAACCGAAGACACCTTCACTTATAGAGTTGAAGTATCTCAAACCTATATGGAAAAAAATGTGACTGAATATAAATACAACAAAtttatagatgagtaaactgaaattactgttgttattgttgttagttgctatcaggtTGACTGGGACTCACACTGAGTCCATggttacagaatagaaccactccatagggtttctaagctttaatatttacagaaacagattgccaggccttttcttctacagtacctctgggtggatttgaaccaccaacctttaggttagcagttgagtgcaaacaatttgtgccacctaaAGGCCTTCACACTGAGCTTAGAAAGGTGAAATATTCAATATCCAGACAGCTATTGCATAGACGAGGTAGAATTCAAACCCAAGTGGTCAGACGTCAAATTGTCACCCTTAACCGTTATGATCTCTGGCCTCTTACTATTCAGAGAACTTGGTTAGGTTTTCTGAATCACTATACTTTATTTCTCTCTGGCATATTTCAACAGGGTcatagattgagttgtgtcccccaaaaatatgtgtatcaatttggctacgccattattctcagtattgtttgattgtccacaatttggtcatccaatgtgattttcctgtgtgttgtaaatcctatctctatgatgttgatgaggtggtaTCCGTagcacttatgttaatgaggctggactcaatctataagattacatcgtgttttaagccaatctcttttgaggtatgagatataaaaggaagaaatgagcagagagacagggggacttcataccaccaaaaaaagaagcactgggaacatagagcatcctttggacctgggggtccCCACGTAGAAAAGCTtatcaaccaggggaagattgatgacaacaaacttccttcagagccaacagagagagaaagccttcccctggagttgacacccagaattcagacttctagactgtgacagaataaacttctgcttgttaaagtcgttcacttgtggtatttctgttacagcaacactagataactaagacaaacagctTAAGCCCAAAGCAGGTGACACATTAATAGAAAGAAGATATTTTAGAGATGAGTTTCTGCAAAGCGCCCATCATGTCCTTGTTCCTCCGGCTatagatgaaggggttcagcatgggtgTGACCATGGTGTGCATCAATGATGCAACTGCACTCTTCCTAGAGGAGACAGTAGCTGCAGAGTTAAGATACACCCCAAAACCTGTCCCATAGAACAAGGAAACAACTGAGAGGTGAGACCCACAAGTAGAAAAGGCTTTATACATTCCACCTGTTGGAGGCCTTTTCAGGAGGGAAGAGACAATTTTCAGGTAAGAGAAAATGATCCCAAGGAAGGTTCCAGCACCCAAAATGCTAGTCATAAAATATAACAGGATGTTATTAAAGAGGGTGTCAGAACAGGCAAGCTTGAGGACCTGAGGAAGTTCACAGAAAAACTGGGGGATTTCCAGATCTGTGCAGAAGGACAGACGCAGCACCATCAGACTGTGGAGCAGGGCATTCATGATGCTAATAAACAAGGAGAGAAGAATCAGCAGGCCACAGAAGCGGGGGTTCATGATGACCCTGTACCTCAGCGGgtaacaaatggccacatagcggtcataggccattgctgCAAGGAGACAATTTTCCAAACAAGCAAAAACCAGGAAGAAGCAGATCTGGGTAAGGCAGCCTGTGTAACTGATGGATTTGCTCTGTGTCTGAATGTTCACCAGCATCTTGGGGACCGTAGTggtgctgaaacagatgtcactgaaggacaggttggagaggaagaagtacatgggggtgtggaggtgggagtctgagttgacagccaggatgatgagcaggttcccAAGCACAGTGAccaggtacatggacaggaacaTTCCAAGGAGAAGAAGCTGCAGTTCTGGATTCTCTGAGAAGCCTAGGAGGAGGAATTCTGCTACATCTGTTTGGTTTTCTGATTCCATGTTGTTGATGATTCTGATGGAGAGAACagagatggaatacacagcagATATTCAAAGATCCCGTATTTTAGAGAAACACTCTAATCTGTATTGTGAAATGAAATGAATGCTATAAATCTTTCCTGtggttctctttctctgtctctctctctctctttctcgcctcctcttctttctcctccctccttttctctctccttccccctctgtTCTCTTTCCT
This DNA window, taken from Elephas maximus indicus isolate mEleMax1 chromosome 3, mEleMax1 primary haplotype, whole genome shotgun sequence, encodes the following:
- the LOC126072092 gene encoding olfactory receptor 7G3-like: MESENQTDVAEFLLLGFSENPELQLLLLGMFLSMYLVTVLGNLLIILAVNSDSHLHTPMYFFLSNLSFSDICFSTTTVPKMLVNIQTQSKSISYTGCLTQICFFLVFACLENCLLAAMAYDRYVAICYPLRYRVIMNPRFCGLLILLSLFISIMNALLHSLMVLRLSFCTDLEIPQFFCELPQVLKLACSDTLFNNILLYFMTSILGAGTFLGIIFSYLKIVSSLLKRPPTGGMYKAFSTCGSHLSVVSLFYGTGFGVYLNSAATVSSRKSAVASLMHTMVTPMLNPFIYSRRNKDMMGALQKLISKISSFY